One window of Chroococcidiopsis sp. TS-821 genomic DNA carries:
- the rtcA gene encoding RNA 3'-terminal phosphate cyclase, with protein MIDIDGSHGEGGGQVLRTSLSLAAITGQAVRIEHIRARRQKPGLAAQHLTAVRAVAALCHAKLTGDTLGSMSLEFIPQSAVQAGQYHFDVTAAQAGGSAGAVTLILQTILLPLAIAPGDSSVTLRGGTHVPFSPPFTYIEQVYLPLLHQLGIAAEVKLNAWGWYPQGGGEVQLLVRGNSQLREINLLERGELQHVRGLAVVTELPSHIPQRMASRAENLLRQAHLKATVTPSREKGIAPGAGIFLTAEYANTRAGFSALGRVGLAAEKVAEMACAELLNFHDTGAPVDVHLADQLLLPAALAMQPSQYRVAEISTHLTTNAWVIEQFGVARVHIDTSEKVVAIAPSP; from the coding sequence GTGATTGACATTGATGGTTCTCATGGAGAAGGCGGCGGACAAGTTCTACGGACTTCACTGAGTTTAGCTGCAATTACTGGTCAAGCAGTCCGCATTGAGCACATTCGGGCGAGACGTCAAAAACCTGGATTGGCGGCTCAGCATTTGACTGCGGTGCGCGCAGTTGCAGCACTTTGTCATGCAAAGTTAACAGGTGACACATTGGGTTCAATGTCACTAGAGTTTATTCCTCAGAGTGCTGTACAAGCTGGTCAATATCACTTTGATGTTACCGCAGCACAAGCAGGTGGTTCCGCAGGTGCGGTGACTTTGATATTGCAAACAATTCTTTTACCATTAGCGATCGCACCAGGTGATTCTTCGGTAACGCTACGCGGCGGAACTCATGTTCCTTTTAGCCCACCTTTCACATATATTGAACAGGTTTACTTACCGCTATTGCATCAACTGGGAATAGCAGCAGAGGTAAAACTCAACGCCTGGGGTTGGTATCCCCAAGGTGGAGGTGAGGTGCAATTACTAGTTCGCGGTAACAGTCAACTGCGTGAAATTAATTTACTAGAAAGAGGCGAATTGCAGCATGTACGTGGATTAGCGGTAGTCACCGAATTACCTTCACACATTCCGCAACGCATGGCAAGTCGCGCTGAAAATCTGTTGCGTCAAGCGCATCTAAAAGCGACTGTAACACCGTCGCGCGAAAAGGGAATTGCCCCTGGTGCAGGGATTTTTCTGACTGCTGAGTATGCAAATACTCGTGCTGGATTCAGTGCATTAGGGCGTGTAGGTTTAGCAGCTGAGAAAGTTGCAGAAATGGCGTGTGCAGAGTTATTGAATTTCCACGACACAGGCGCACCTGTTGATGTTCACTTAGCAGATCAGTTACTGTTACCCGCAGCGTTAGCTATGCAACCAAGTCAATATCGAGTTGCAGAAATTAGCACTCATTTGACGACGAATGCATGGGTAATTGAACAATTTGGTGTAGCGCGAGTGCATATTGATACAAGTGAGAAGGTAGTTGCGATCGCACCTTCACCTTAA
- a CDS encoding 2'-5' RNA ligase family protein gives MSPPLILTLKLDRITFEFFNELRQQHFPPERNFLPAHITLFHALPGEAELSIQQTLQNLSLETPPLPLLFSQPRFLGKGVAVEAQCSELVQLRQQLAATWNMWLSKQDQQRYQPHVTIQNKVTSEEARQLYNQLVSSWDSLNGYGEGLLLWYYKGGPWELAGEFNFERDAIA, from the coding sequence ATGTCACCACCACTTATTTTGACACTCAAACTCGATCGCATAACCTTTGAATTTTTCAATGAATTGCGCCAGCAGCACTTTCCACCAGAAAGAAACTTCCTTCCCGCACACATCACGCTATTTCATGCACTTCCAGGTGAAGCAGAACTATCAATTCAGCAGACTTTACAAAACCTCTCTCTGGAGACTCCACCATTACCTCTACTTTTCTCACAGCCGCGCTTTTTGGGTAAAGGTGTCGCTGTAGAAGCGCAATGTTCTGAGTTGGTTCAACTGCGTCAACAGCTTGCTGCAACTTGGAATATGTGGTTAAGCAAGCAAGATCAACAGCGATATCAACCGCACGTCACAATTCAAAATAAAGTGACATCAGAAGAAGCGCGTCAACTTTATAACCAGCTTGTCAGTAGTTGGGACTCTCTTAACGGATATGGAGAGGGGCTGTTACTCTGGTATTACAAAGGTGGACCTTGGGAGTTAGCAGGTGAATTTAACTTTGAACGCGATGCGATCGCTTAA
- a CDS encoding creatininase family protein, translating to MHSFIPPQRFFPYLTWTDIQAMPNKQDVVLIQPVGAIEQHGPHLPLIVDAAIGVAVLGKALEKLDASIPAYALPTLYYGKSNEHWHFPGTIALSAQTLISTLIEIAESLYRAGFRKLVLMNSHGGQPQVMEIVARDLHVKYEDFLVFPLFTWRVPHAVNELLSPKEQQLGIHAGDAETSLMLSILPEQVKMQAAVAEYPELPEDSLLSMEGKLPFAWTTRDLSQSGVLGDPTVATKEKGDRILESVSDGWVKAIADIYKFRQPQAWHNRNSNL from the coding sequence ATGCACAGTTTCATTCCACCACAACGATTTTTTCCTTATCTGACTTGGACTGACATTCAAGCAATGCCAAATAAACAGGATGTCGTCTTAATTCAACCTGTCGGCGCTATTGAACAACATGGTCCGCATTTACCATTAATTGTCGATGCTGCAATTGGCGTAGCAGTTCTCGGAAAAGCCTTGGAAAAACTCGATGCGAGTATTCCCGCATATGCGTTACCGACATTGTACTACGGTAAATCAAACGAACATTGGCATTTTCCTGGAACGATCGCCCTCAGCGCCCAAACGTTAATATCAACATTAATTGAAATTGCCGAAAGCCTTTATCGGGCAGGATTTCGCAAACTTGTCTTGATGAACTCGCACGGCGGACAACCGCAAGTTATGGAAATTGTCGCCCGCGATTTGCACGTCAAGTATGAAGATTTTTTAGTATTTCCGCTATTTACCTGGCGCGTTCCGCACGCTGTTAACGAATTACTTTCGCCTAAAGAACAGCAATTAGGAATTCATGCAGGCGATGCAGAAACAAGTTTGATGCTATCAATTTTGCCCGAACAGGTGAAGATGCAAGCCGCAGTTGCAGAATACCCAGAATTGCCAGAAGATAGTTTACTTTCAATGGAAGGTAAGTTACCTTTTGCGTGGACAACTCGCGATTTGAGTCAGAGTGGTGTATTAGGCGATCCGACAGTTGCGACGAAGGAAAAAGGCGATCGCATCTTGGAATCTGTCTCGGATGGTTGGGTAAAAGCGATCGCAGACATCTATAAGTTTCGTCAGCCACAAGCTTGGCATAATAGAAACAGTAACCTTTAA
- a CDS encoding 2TM domain-containing protein, producing MKLADNQITRVYHQEDIQQILQIAISRQAHEGEFTREQLIEIAAELEITPECLQAAEKEWLLQQTEAQKRQAFNTHRRRKLQKSFGNYAIINSFFLLLNFISAGELSWSLYIALFWGAWLALNAWNTYQTQGEEYEKAYRRWYRSRQIKQSVNSLLDRCLKAWQK from the coding sequence ATGAAGTTAGCAGATAATCAAATAACTCGTGTATATCACCAGGAAGATATTCAGCAGATTTTACAAATCGCGATTTCTCGCCAAGCGCACGAAGGCGAATTTACACGCGAACAGTTAATAGAAATTGCAGCTGAATTGGAAATTACGCCAGAGTGTTTGCAAGCAGCAGAAAAAGAGTGGTTATTACAGCAAACTGAGGCACAAAAGCGCCAAGCTTTCAATACGCATCGTCGCCGTAAATTACAAAAGAGCTTTGGTAATTATGCTATTATTAATTCTTTTTTCTTACTTCTGAATTTTATCAGTGCAGGCGAACTTTCTTGGTCGTTATATATTGCTTTATTTTGGGGTGCATGGCTTGCATTGAACGCCTGGAACACTTACCAAACTCAAGGCGAAGAATACGAAAAAGCTTATCGCCGTTGGTATCGCAGCCGCCAAATCAAACAATCTGTAAATTCCTTACTCGATCGCTGCCTTAAAGCTTGGCAAAAATGA
- a CDS encoding lipopolysaccharide biosynthesis protein, producing MSFIEQPINKLRQKLSNQFISNLGWLSSAEIITRVFRIGITAIAARFLTPYDYGLIAIVTTINEFARILMEVGIGAKIIQSDTDIKQLCNSAYWLNWIIYISIFILQCFAAFPIAWFYNETRLILPICVAAVPYLLWPIAAIQCILIQKENKLKVCAINNTLKNFSSYSLLGIFAVLGMGVWSFVLSWVFVAPIDIFIYHHYHSWRPTKNMTTKYWKEFFVFGKNIFGTHLLKTLRNNLDYLIVGRFLGIKELGLYFFGFNAGLGISLSFITVLNTALFPHLCAARANQLELKKHYAHSRKAIASIIIPLVLLQTSLAPLYVPIVFGQQWVVAIPILMLICLSAIPRAFADAASLLLVAVGKPNLDLYWNILFTTIFSVALLIGIHGQALGVATSVLLVHAIAIPLFIYWTTSYVFHKLKNA from the coding sequence GTGAGTTTTATTGAACAACCTATTAATAAGTTAAGACAAAAGCTGTCTAACCAGTTTATTTCTAATCTAGGCTGGCTAAGTAGTGCAGAAATAATTACGCGAGTTTTTCGGATAGGTATCACAGCGATCGCGGCGCGCTTTTTAACACCTTATGACTACGGTTTAATCGCAATTGTTACAACAATTAATGAATTTGCACGAATACTAATGGAAGTAGGAATCGGTGCAAAAATTATTCAATCTGATACAGATATCAAGCAGTTATGTAATTCGGCATATTGGTTAAATTGGATTATTTATATAAGTATCTTTATTCTTCAGTGTTTCGCTGCTTTTCCTATTGCTTGGTTTTACAATGAAACTCGATTAATTCTTCCAATCTGTGTAGCAGCAGTTCCTTATTTGCTTTGGCCCATAGCCGCAATTCAATGTATTCTGATCCAAAAAGAAAATAAACTGAAAGTCTGTGCCATTAACAACACACTTAAAAACTTTTCTAGCTATAGCCTACTGGGCATTTTTGCCGTTTTAGGTATGGGAGTGTGGTCGTTTGTATTATCTTGGGTTTTCGTTGCACCTATTGACATTTTTATTTACCACCATTATCATTCATGGCGTCCAACAAAAAATATGACAACCAAATATTGGAAAGAGTTCTTTGTTTTTGGTAAAAATATTTTCGGTACGCACTTACTCAAAACACTCAGAAATAACTTAGATTATTTAATAGTTGGTCGTTTTTTAGGAATCAAAGAATTAGGATTATATTTCTTTGGATTCAATGCAGGATTAGGAATTAGTTTGAGCTTTATTACTGTTCTAAATACAGCTTTATTTCCCCATTTATGTGCTGCAAGAGCGAATCAGTTAGAACTTAAAAAACACTATGCGCATAGCCGCAAAGCGATCGCCTCAATTATTATCCCTTTAGTTCTTCTACAAACAAGCTTAGCTCCCTTGTATGTGCCGATTGTTTTTGGTCAGCAATGGGTAGTAGCAATTCCTATTTTAATGCTAATTTGTTTATCTGCTATTCCCCGCGCGTTTGCTGATGCTGCTTCGCTATTACTCGTCGCTGTAGGCAAACCTAATTTGGATTTATACTGGAATATCTTATTTACAACTATCTTTAGCGTAGCATTGCTGATTGGAATTCACGGGCAAGCTTTGGGAGTAGCTACGAGTGTTTTATTAGTTCACGCGATCGCTATCCCTTTATTTATTTATTGGACAACAAGCTATGTTTTTCATAAACTAAAGAATGCTTAG
- a CDS encoding glycosyltransferase family 39 protein, translating into MLFLIGLFFRFTNLDQKIYWYDETITSLRVSGYRQSEVVQQVFNDREISIQELQKYQQINSEKSLLNTAYSLATEAPQHPPLYFFIARFWMQRLGQSVAIIRSLSAFISLLIFPCLYWLCLELFKTPMVGWVAIVLMAVSPFHVLYAQEAREYSLWTVTILLSSATLLRAIRLKSKLSWKMYALTVITGLYSFTFSIFIMLGHGIYVLANEKFKLTRVFRDYLFSCFLGFVAFSPWMLIIIIHLLAVGNIASWTAIDLSLPALIQQWMVNFSSIFLDLNFSYHPNTIYLTLPVLVLELYSIYFICKRSPQQIWLFVLTLVGVTALALVLPDLLWGGRRSSVSRYLIPCYLGIHLAVAFAIATQIISANSVRRQLWRIITVVLISGGIVSCVASSQAVAWWNKYDSYDNPQIARIINQAHRPLVISDPGVSFGYVLSLSYMLNPDVRLHLLTQSISEISTDATDIFLYRPSQELRNQLQKNYTILPIQDSHNFWRLES; encoded by the coding sequence GTGTTATTCTTAATAGGCTTATTTTTTAGATTTACTAATCTCGATCAAAAAATTTACTGGTACGATGAAACGATTACATCGTTACGAGTTTCAGGATACAGACAGTCTGAAGTCGTGCAACAGGTATTTAATGATCGGGAAATTAGCATTCAAGAACTACAGAAATATCAACAAATTAATTCAGAAAAAAGCTTACTAAATACAGCATATTCGTTAGCAACTGAAGCTCCACAGCATCCACCTTTATATTTCTTCATTGCTCGCTTTTGGATGCAAAGATTAGGTCAGTCAGTAGCAATAATAAGAAGTTTATCAGCTTTTATTAGCCTACTTATTTTTCCTTGTCTTTATTGGTTATGCCTAGAATTATTTAAAACGCCCATGGTTGGTTGGGTAGCTATTGTATTAATGGCAGTTTCGCCATTTCACGTACTGTATGCCCAAGAAGCACGAGAATATAGCTTATGGACGGTTACAATTTTGCTTTCTAGTGCTACTTTACTGCGTGCAATACGGCTAAAATCCAAGTTAAGTTGGAAAATGTATGCATTAACAGTAATTACTGGTCTTTATTCATTTACATTTTCTATCTTTATCATGCTTGGGCATGGCATATACGTATTAGCTAATGAGAAGTTTAAACTCACTAGAGTTTTTAGAGATTATTTATTTTCCTGCTTTCTAGGATTTGTAGCTTTTTCTCCTTGGATGTTAATTATTATTATTCACTTACTAGCAGTAGGCAACATAGCAAGTTGGACAGCAATTGATTTATCATTGCCAGCTTTGATACAACAGTGGATGGTAAATTTTAGTTCGATTTTTTTAGATTTAAACTTTAGTTATCATCCGAATACAATTTATTTAACTTTACCTGTTTTAGTTTTAGAACTATATTCAATTTATTTCATCTGCAAGCGATCGCCACAACAAATTTGGCTATTCGTTTTGACGTTAGTCGGAGTCACTGCATTAGCCTTAGTTTTACCCGATTTACTTTGGGGAGGACGGCGATCGAGTGTTAGTCGATATCTCATACCTTGCTACTTAGGTATTCATCTAGCGGTTGCTTTTGCGATCGCAACTCAAATCATCTCTGCTAATTCGGTACGACGCCAGCTATGGCGAATCATTACGGTTGTACTGATATCAGGTGGAATTGTATCTTGCGTTGCTAGTTCTCAAGCAGTGGCTTGGTGGAATAAATACGATAGCTACGATAATCCACAAATAGCCCGCATCATTAATCAAGCGCATCGTCCACTTGTCATCAGCGATCCTGGGGTAAGTTTCGGTTATGTATTATCGCTTAGCTATATGTTAAATCCCGATGTGCGGTTGCATTTACTAACACAAAGTATCTCAGAAATTTCGACCGACGCTACCGATATCTTTTTATACAGACCTTCCCAGGAATTACGAAATCAATTGCAAAAAAACTACACAATATTACCGATTCAAGATTCTCATAATTTCTGGAGGTTAGAAAGCTAG
- a CDS encoding glycosyltransferase produces MPKVTVIVPAYNAERTIVAAIASVQQQSFGDWELIVIDDGSCDRTVELLSRVQEPRMQVYRYANAGVSVARNRGIARAQGEYIAFLDADDLWRQDKLECQVAALEQHANAAVAYSWTCVMNESATMIHPASPVWYEGNVYSQLLVRNFLLCGSNPLVRRHALERVGGFDATLTHGEDWELFVRLAKLVEFVVVPAAQVFYRQSPTSASAQVALMETRLLAVIDSVFAAAPPHLQSLKNQNLAHLYQYLTGLRLTQVTSAEDIKQIGQNLQLAVRLHPKILLSRTTQRYFAKWFLMQLFSPDITKKFTQLGATYAIRPQG; encoded by the coding sequence ATGCCAAAAGTAACAGTAATAGTACCAGCATACAATGCAGAGCGCACAATCGTCGCGGCGATCGCTAGCGTCCAACAACAAAGCTTTGGCGACTGGGAACTAATCGTCATCGATGACGGGAGTTGCGATCGCACAGTGGAATTACTCAGCCGAGTCCAAGAACCACGAATGCAAGTGTATCGCTACGCCAACGCCGGAGTTTCCGTAGCGCGCAATCGCGGTATCGCCCGCGCCCAAGGCGAGTACATTGCCTTTTTAGACGCAGATGACTTGTGGCGTCAAGACAAACTTGAGTGTCAAGTTGCAGCGTTAGAACAACACGCCAATGCCGCAGTGGCGTATAGTTGGACGTGTGTGATGAATGAGTCGGCGACGATGATTCATCCCGCATCACCAGTGTGGTACGAAGGTAATGTGTATTCGCAATTGCTAGTGCGCAATTTCTTGTTGTGCGGTTCTAACCCACTGGTGCGTCGTCATGCGTTGGAACGGGTTGGTGGCTTTGACGCAACGCTAACGCATGGTGAAGATTGGGAGTTGTTTGTGCGTTTGGCGAAGCTGGTCGAGTTTGTCGTGGTTCCGGCGGCGCAAGTGTTCTATCGTCAGTCACCGACTTCCGCCTCCGCGCAGGTTGCATTGATGGAAACGCGTCTTTTAGCTGTGATTGATTCGGTTTTTGCGGCGGCGCCACCCCACTTGCAATCGTTAAAGAACCAAAATTTAGCTCATCTTTATCAATATTTGACAGGGTTACGTTTAACTCAAGTTACCAGTGCTGAAGATATCAAACAGATTGGACAAAATCTACAGCTAGCAGTACGCTTACACCCCAAAATTTTACTTAGTAGAACAACGCAACGCTACTTTGCAAAATGGTTTTTGATGCAACTTTTTTCGCCTGATATTACCAAAAAATTTACTCAACTTGGTGCTACTTATGCTATTCGTCCTCAAGGTTAA
- a CDS encoding DUF563 domain-containing protein: MLFFISFQLQLNKVINRLKILYRIQIKSFLRKPIFYIYQKLGLTLVTRETLFSSPEKYHLSHFSHQEIVIADEPKTLERMATINNQIQPFIIKIEPPFVCEINDAYLAGPAAVGFDVNQNIILETTTPYHCQESHLEGSVAIRALVIKSFLAENTPEIDTACSLINAWSQNYWHWIIDCLTRLEGIEFYQQQTGIKPKLIIDAHPTAWQIDSLKLLGYQPEDCIQWNKSRLRVKKLIISSFRRHYDKVYSVEAPSASRWLRERMLSNLTKTNRHFSSRIFISRRQAQGRRIINEDDVIATLANFGFVAYVLEEMNFDDEVRLFAQATMVVAPHGAGITNIIFAQNLTLIELFGVSVSPCFANLARGLGFQYGYLQCYSPYTALRYHDSDMVVNTMQLKKLLVQMLASS; the protein is encoded by the coding sequence ATGCTATTTTTCATCTCATTCCAACTACAATTAAATAAGGTCATAAACCGCCTTAAGATACTTTATCGAATTCAGATAAAGTCTTTCCTGCGCAAACCGATATTTTATATTTATCAAAAACTCGGTTTGACTCTTGTTACGAGAGAAACCTTATTCAGTAGTCCAGAAAAATATCATTTATCGCATTTTAGTCATCAAGAAATAGTGATTGCTGATGAGCCAAAAACCTTAGAAAGAATGGCAACTATTAACAATCAAATTCAGCCATTCATTATTAAAATTGAACCGCCTTTTGTATGTGAAATTAATGATGCCTACTTAGCTGGACCAGCTGCCGTCGGCTTTGATGTAAATCAAAATATCATTCTAGAAACAACAACTCCATATCATTGCCAGGAAAGCCATTTAGAGGGTAGTGTGGCTATACGGGCTTTAGTTATAAAAAGTTTCTTAGCTGAGAATACTCCAGAAATAGATACTGCTTGTTCATTAATAAACGCTTGGAGCCAAAATTATTGGCACTGGATTATAGATTGTTTAACGCGCTTAGAAGGAATTGAGTTTTATCAGCAACAAACAGGCATAAAGCCTAAGTTAATTATTGATGCTCATCCTACTGCATGGCAAATAGATTCACTCAAGCTTCTAGGATATCAACCAGAAGACTGCATTCAATGGAATAAATCAAGGTTGCGAGTTAAAAAATTAATTATTTCCTCATTTCGACGGCATTATGACAAAGTATATAGCGTTGAAGCACCTTCAGCTAGTCGTTGGCTTCGCGAACGGATGCTGAGTAACCTTACTAAAACGAATCGGCATTTTTCATCTAGAATATTCATCTCTCGTCGTCAGGCGCAAGGAAGACGAATTATTAATGAAGATGATGTTATTGCAACGTTGGCAAATTTTGGTTTTGTTGCCTACGTTCTTGAAGAAATGAACTTCGATGACGAAGTAAGATTATTTGCACAAGCAACAATGGTTGTGGCTCCGCATGGTGCAGGTATAACAAACATTATTTTTGCACAAAACCTGACTTTAATTGAACTATTTGGTGTATCTGTATCGCCGTGTTTTGCTAACTTAGCACGGGGTTTAGGTTTTCAGTACGGATACCTTCAATGTTACTCGCCTTACACCGCACTTCGTTATCACGATAGCGACATGGTAGTAAACACAATGCAATTAAAAAAGCTTTTAGTTCAAATGCTCGCTTCTAGCTAA
- a CDS encoding glycosyltransferase encodes MPKVTVIIPAYNAERTIVAAIASVQQQSFGDWELIVIDDGSCDRTVELLSRVQEPRMQVYRYANAGVSVARNRGIARAQGEYIAFLDADDLWRQDKLECQVAALEQHANAAVAYSWTCVMNESATMIHPASPVWYEGNVYSQLLVRNFLLCGSNPLVRRHALERVGGFDATLTHGEDWELFVRLAKLVEFVVVPAAQVFYRQSPTSASAQVALMETRLLAVIDSVFAAAPPHLQSLKNQNLAHLYQYLTGLYLKHAANHNDVKQARQMLCQAIRIYPKTLLGNRTQILVFKLLLVKCFSYKLANYLLISISEKRGNKVSFNY; translated from the coding sequence ATGCCAAAAGTAACAGTAATAATACCAGCATACAATGCAGAGCGCACAATCGTCGCGGCGATCGCTAGCGTCCAACAACAAAGTTTTGGTGACTGGGAACTAATCGTCATCGATGACGGGAGTTGCGATCGCACAGTGGAATTACTCAGCCGAGTCCAAGAACCACGAATGCAAGTGTATCGCTACGCCAACGCCGGAGTTTCCGTAGCGCGCAATCGCGGTATCGCCCGCGCCCAAGGCGAGTACATTGCCTTTTTAGACGCAGATGACTTGTGGCGTCAAGACAAACTTGAGTGTCAAGTTGCAGCGTTAGAACAACACGCCAATGCCGCAGTGGCGTATAGTTGGACGTGTGTGATGAATGAGTCGGCGACGATGATTCATCCCGCATCACCAGTGTGGTACGAAGGTAATGTGTATTCGCAATTGCTAGTGCGCAATTTCTTGTTGTGCGGTTCTAACCCACTGGTGCGTCGTCATGCGTTGGAACGGGTTGGTGGCTTTGACGCAACGCTAACGCATGGTGAAGATTGGGAGTTGTTTGTGCGTTTGGCGAAGCTGGTCGAGTTTGTCGTGGTTCCGGCGGCGCAAGTGTTCTATCGTCAGTCACCGACTTCCGCCTCCGCGCAGGTTGCATTGATGGAAACGCGTCTTTTAGCTGTGATTGATTCGGTTTTTGCGGCGGCGCCACCCCACTTGCAATCGTTAAAGAACCAAAATTTAGCTCATCTTTATCAATATTTGACAGGGTTATATCTAAAGCATGCTGCTAATCACAATGATGTCAAGCAAGCGCGACAAATGCTGTGTCAAGCCATTCGTATCTATCCAAAAACATTGTTAGGTAACCGAACGCAAATTTTAGTATTCAAGCTACTCTTGGTGAAGTGCTTTTCATACAAACTGGCTAATTATCTTTTAATTTCTATTAGCGAAAAACGTGGCAATAAAGTATCTTTTAATTACTAA
- a CDS encoding glycosyltransferase family 4 protein has translation MHVIVLENQPSSQRGGQELILLDVCRGLAARGHEISLLYLEEGNLIKQYQEFCSHLIKVNSFLLDRSTIKYSLKFFSDIFKVPIRKNSVIYSNRYHDVVFGYLLSLVKQIPFVCYLQLPPHTINFGRPHALSLKGVNKFIALSQQTKLDWLATGLQEEKIDIVHVGINRETYQPSKNFSAIRQQWNISEDTRVISYVGRLDKEKGIEILIKAFALLVKKGVKSKLLIAGKPVAHASIEAGEEYQKSLEQLSIDLGVASDVNFLGHVTNTTAVYQVSDVTVVPSLWSEPFGRVIIESMACGTPVVASRTGGIPEILTAEFEKELFAPGDEQALLETLTQIIDWRDRDPAFGERCRQHILSHFSLDNMINGIEKSLLSVAH, from the coding sequence ATGCACGTTATTGTTTTAGAAAATCAACCATCTTCACAACGGGGCGGACAAGAGTTAATTTTATTAGATGTTTGCCGAGGTCTGGCGGCGCGCGGACATGAAATTAGCTTACTGTATTTAGAAGAAGGTAATTTAATTAAGCAGTACCAAGAATTTTGCAGCCATTTAATTAAAGTTAATAGTTTTCTTCTTGACCGCAGTACTATTAAATATAGTTTGAAGTTTTTTAGCGATATTTTTAAAGTACCAATCCGTAAAAATAGCGTAATTTACAGCAATCGCTATCATGATGTTGTTTTTGGTTATTTATTGTCTTTGGTTAAACAAATTCCTTTTGTTTGTTACTTGCAACTACCACCACATACAATAAACTTTGGTCGTCCGCACGCACTGAGCTTAAAAGGTGTTAATAAGTTTATTGCACTTTCACAGCAAACAAAGTTAGATTGGCTGGCTACTGGTTTGCAGGAGGAGAAAATTGATATTGTTCATGTAGGTATTAATCGCGAAACCTATCAACCTTCTAAAAATTTTTCGGCGATTAGACAGCAGTGGAATATTTCTGAGGATACTAGGGTTATTTCCTATGTGGGCAGACTTGATAAAGAAAAGGGAATAGAAATATTAATCAAGGCTTTTGCTTTACTTGTAAAAAAGGGAGTGAAATCTAAACTATTAATTGCTGGAAAACCTGTAGCACACGCTAGCATTGAAGCGGGTGAAGAGTATCAAAAATCTTTAGAACAACTTTCAATCGACTTAGGCGTAGCAAGTGACGTAAATTTTCTTGGTCATGTAACGAATACTACTGCTGTTTATCAAGTTAGCGATGTTACAGTCGTACCTAGTTTGTGGTCTGAACCGTTTGGAAGAGTCATCATCGAGTCAATGGCTTGTGGAACTCCTGTCGTCGCTAGCCGCACTGGAGGAATCCCTGAAATTTTAACCGCAGAGTTTGAGAAAGAACTTTTTGCGCCAGGAGATGAACAAGCTTTATTAGAAACTCTAACTCAAATAATTGATTGGCGCGATCGCGATCCTGCGTTTGGTGAAAGGTGTCGTCAACACATTTTATCTCATTTTAGTTTAGACAACATGATTAATGGAATTGAAAAGTCATTATTGAGTGTTGCACATTAA